In the Thermomicrobiales bacterium genome, GGGTTGGCGCTGCATCGTCTGGACGGATGCGAGTTTGACATCGGTGTGGTGACGAACATCACCCACGAACATCTTGACTTCCATGGCTCGGTTGAAGCGTATCGGGCGGCGAAAGCCATCTTGCTGAATCGCGTCTGTGATGGCCACGCGCGTGGGCGTCGAGGCATCATCGTGTTGAATGCCGAAGATCCTGGCGCCAGGGCAATCGCTCCAGCAGCTGCGGATTGCTCGACACTCTGGTACTCCCTGGATGCGAGCATGGGCACTGACATCTACGCGACGCACATCGAGCCATACCCGGGCGGGACTCGCTTCGAGCTCCATACTCCGGCCGGAGACGCAATGGTCAACCTGTCGCTACCCGGACGGTACAACGTGGCGAACGCGCTCGCGGCGGCGGGCGCCGGCCACGCTCTCGGGCTCACCCCAATTGAAATCGCGGACGGACTCATGTCACTTACCTCGGTAGCGGGACGGATGCAGTCGATTGACGAAGGGCAGCCATTCTCAATCGTTGTTGACTATGCCCACACTCCGGACGCGATTCGCTCGGTCCTGCGCGAGCTACGACCGTCCACGACCGGGCGATTGATGGTGTTGTTCGGTTCGGCTGGCGAGAGAGACACCGAGAAACGCGCCATTCAGGGCCGTGTCGCAATCGAGGCGGCGGATTACGCTGTCTTCACGAGCGAAGACCCACGATACGAGGACCCGGAGGCGATCATCGCAGCAATCGCCGCTGGCGCGGAAGAGGCATCCGGACACCCCAGTGTAGACTTCGACTGCATCGAAGATCGGCGTCAGGCGATCGTTGAGATTCTGCTGCGCGCAAGACCCGGAGACACCATCGTGCTGGCCGGAAAAGGACATGAAAAAAGCATGATTTATGGATCGGAAAAGCGTCCGTGGGACGAGGCCGCCGTTGCGGCTAGCGTTCTCCGGTCAATGGGATACCACCGAGTCAGCGAGGGCGACGAGAGTACATGACCATCCATCGTCGGCACTGGTGGTTCGTCGCCCTCATTATCTCGACGATCGTGCTTGCGGCCTGCGGTGCGCCCGATTCGAGTTTCGTGTCGCCGGAGCCCGAGCATCCATCACGCACCGGAGTTGACCCGTCCGGCAAGATTCTGTTCGTCTCCGATCGACATATCTCGATGTGGGATGGATCAGTGCGCACGATCATCGATTCGGTGACGGGCGGCTCGCCAACATGGTCGCCGGCAGGTGATCGCTTCGCCTACGTCGAGATGCACGATGGGTGGTCCGATATTATTCTTGCCACCGCCGATGGCTCGACGCTCAAGCGATTGACGGTCAATGAACCGGATGCGCCGCTCTTCAGTCTGGAATATGCGTGCCAGGCATACTGGGCGCTGGATCCAGTCTGGTCACGCGCGGGTGATCAACTCATCTGGGTGAGTGACCGAGGAACTGGCTCATCATCGTGTGAAAGCCGCTTCGCGGATCCACTGACGCTCTGGTACTCGGAGAACCTCGGCGGTGATCAGAGCATCTTCAGCTACATGCTGCCGGCCGCAGCGAGCGTTGACGCGCCGCAGGAGAATCCGACGCTCTCTCCCGATGGAAAACGCGTCGCGTTTACCGCCCGTATCGGCGCAGAATCACCGCGCAACACCGAGGTCTGGCTGCTGGACCTCGATACTGCAAAGGTCTCCACGCTGGTATCCGCGTCGGACGGCGCTTTTGACCCGTCATGGTCACCAACAACTCCCAATATCGCCTACGTTCAACGCACCGGCTCGGCCAGTGATATCTGGATCGCGCCAGTCGATGGCAGCACCCCGTACCAGCTAACGAACGTTGGCGCGGTCGTTTCGCCAGCCTGGTCTCCGGACGGTCAATTCCTCGCATTTTTCCGGGAACGCGATAGCGCCTTCGAGGCATGGTATGTCGAGGTGACAGACCAGGGCGGCAAGCTCACTGCGTCCGAACCGAGGAAGCTCTTCGACGCGCCGAACATTGACGCGCCGTCGGGTATGTCCTGGATTCGCTAGCGCGCTACGAGCCCGATCCGGCAGACTCCATGTGGTAGCCAGATGACTCGAATCGGATCATCTGGCTACCAGCCTTCGCCTTCGGAAGGATTATCCGCCACTCGCGGATGATTTCGGGGTCTTGACGCTGATGTGAAGCTCATCGAGCTGCTTGAGATCGACTGTGCCGGGCGCGTCGAACATCAGGTCGCGGGCAGATTGATTCTTCGGGAACGCCATGACTTCACGAAGCGTCGACTCTCCGGCGAGAATCATCGCAATCCGGTCGATGCCTGGCGCGATCCCGCCATGTGGCGGCGCGCCGAACTCGAACGCGCGTAGCAGGTGGCCGAAGCGAGCCTCGATCTCCGCATCCTCGTAGCCCATCAGCGCGAAGATTCGCCGCTGGAGCTCGCGCTGATGGATGCGAATCGAGCCGCCCCCGACTTCAAAGCCATTGAGGACGATATCGTACGCCTTCGCCCGTACCTTGCCAGGATCGCTTTCGAGGAGCTCGATATCCCCGTCGAGCGGCGCGGTGAAGGGGTGATGCATAGCGTCCCACCGCCCGGCTTCTTCATCCCAGCCAAGCAACGGGAAGTCGATGACCCAGCAGAACGCCGCGACGGACGGATCGGTCAGCCCAAGCTCGTCTGCGAAGCGCTCGCGGAGTCGGCCAAGCACGTTGGCTGCGACAATAGCTCCATCTGCAACGAGCAGGATCAGATCCCCTGCCACCGCGCCGGTGGCATCGACGATCGCGTCGATCTCGGCTTCGGACAGGAACTTGGCGATCGGCGAACGCACTGACCGGGCCCCGTCCTCGCCAGACTCGATTGCCAGCCAGGCGAGTCCCTTCGCCCCGAAGTTCCGCGCGAACGTGGTCAACTCATCGATCTGCCCTCGGCTAACTCCCGACTTGCCGGGCACTGCGATACCCCGGACGACGCCGCCAGCCTCGACCGCGCCACGGAAGACGCCAAACTCCGAGGCTGCCACTGCCGCGGACACATCGGCAATCTCCAGCCCGTAACGCAAGTCCGGCTTATCCGTGCCGTAGAGACGCATCGCATCGTCATAGCTGAGCCGCGGGAAGGGAACTGCCTGGATCGTCATACCAGTCAGCCCGACGAGCTCAATGAAGAGCCCCTCGGTCAGCTGCATGATCTGCTCCATGTCAACGAACGACATCTCCAGATCAAGCTGGGTGAACTCAGGCTGGCGGTCGGCTCGTTGATCCTCGTCGCGAAAGCACCGTGCGATCTGGTAATAACGATCCATGCCGGCCACCATCAGGAGCTGTTTCATCTGCTGAGGCGACTGCGGCAGCGCGTAGAACTGGCCTGGATGCAGCCGGCTCGGCACGAGATAGTCACGCGCGCCCTCCGGTGTGCTCTTGATCAGAATCGGTGTCTCGATCTCGATGAAATCGCGATTGTCGAGGTATTCGCGAATCTTCTTGATGATCCGATGTCGAAGGATGAGGTTTTCCTGCATCTTCGACCTCCGTAGGTCGAGGTACCGGTACTCCAGTCGCAGCGATTCGTCAACATCTGAGTGATCTGTGATCTCGAACGGGGGAGTCCGCGCTGCGTTGAGGATCACGAGATCATTGACGACGATCTCAATGTCACCGGTCGGCATGTTTGCGTTACGTGTGCCCTCTGGGCGAAGCTGAACCGTCCCCGCGATCTGGACGACATATTCGGACCGTACCTGCTCGGCGATATGGTGCGCCTCGGGAGAGTCCTCTGGGTTGCATACTGCCTGAGTCAGGCCATAGCGATCGCGGATATCGAGAAAGATCAGCCCACCGTGATCGCGGCGGCGATTGACCCAGCCCTTGATCGTCACAGATCGGCCGGCATCCTCTGCCCGCAACTCGCCGCATGTCAGGTAGGGACGGAGCTTATCGATCGTCATCATTCGGTGGTCGAACCTCCTCGATTCAATTCGTGGCTTTCCTGTTGTTTCACTCGATTCCAGATCTCGAGCACTTCTTCGGGCGATTCTGCCCGCTCGCCGCCGAACACGTGCGGGTGACGACGCACAAGCTTGTCACTCAGCAGCGCAACCGTATCCTCAAGCCCGAACCGGTCACGTTCTGCGGCGATCTGGGCAATCATCAGGATATTGCCGAGGATGTCACCGAGCTCATCCGCGGCGTGCGACCAATCGCCATCTTCCAGCGCCTCACGCAGCTCGTCGATCTCCTCGGTGATGTAGTCGAGCGTTGATAGCTCAGACTGCTCACGATCCCATGGGCAGCCATCCGGACGACGAAGTCGTGCGTAGATTTGCCGCAGACTGGCGACCGACGTGCTCTTTGCTGGCGAGTCGTCGGCGGGAATGACGATGCACCCATCGTCGTTGGGGGCAGGCAGGCTCGCCAGGCCCAATCGCCGCTGAAGATACTGGCTGGCGGCTGCTGTGACAGCATCGCCGTACCAATTCGTGATGACTGTCGTCATCGAAGGATCCAGCGCGAGAAGGCCAGCGTCGAACGGGGCGGCTGCGCGCGCCTCAGCAAGCGCGAGCGCATCGACAACCACCAGCGAACCACCCGTGGCAGGTAGCGAACCACCAGAAGTCAGCACGTCCGCGCGCGCCGCGAGGCGCCGGACCGTCTCATCGCCAATCGCCCCCGTTGCCCCAAGGAGATACACAACCTCGTGAGCGCCAACCTCAGTCGCCAGAGAGACGATGTCCTCGGCGATGCGGCCAGACAAACCGAAAGCAGTCTCGCCGTCAAACAGTGAATCGTAGTCGCGGATGATCTCAAGCTCATCGCGAAACGCGGCAGGGATCAAACGCATGCTTCGGGCGACTACCAGCGCCGTCGTGGGAATATGGGACAACCACTCGACGCCATCACCGCGGGTGACAGCGCGGGCATCGATAGTGATCGTCATCCACCGCGCTCCGAACCGCGCTCATCGCCGAGGCTCAGCACCGCCATGAATGCCTCCTGCGGGATCTCAACACTGCCGACCATCTTCATCCGCGCTTTGCCCTCCTTCTGCTTCTCGAGAAGCTTGCGCTTGCGAGTGATGTCCCCGCCGTAGCACTTGGAGAGCACGTTCTTGCGCATCGCCTTGATCGTCTCACGGGAGATGACCCGGCTGCCAATGGCCGCCTGAATCGGAACCTCGAACATCTGACGCGGGATCAGCTGCTTGAGCTGACCAACCAGCGCCCGGCCGCGCGTGAAGGCATCCTCACGGTGTGTGATGAGCGAGAGCGCGTCGACAGGCACGCCGTTCACCAGCACGTCGAGCTTCACAAGGTCGGCTGCGCGCATGCTGTTGAACTGGTAGTCCAGTGAGGCATATCCCTGTGTGCGTGACTTGAGCTGGTCGTAGAAATCGACAATGAGCTCGCCGAGCGGCATCCCGAACTTCATCGACACACGATCTTCGTCGAGGTAATCCATCGTCTCGAACGCGCCGTGGCGGGTCGTGACCAGCTCCATGATCGTGCCGATATAACGCGACGGCGTGATGATCGTCAGATCCATCCACGGCTCGCGGATTTCCGCGATCTCACCGGGACTCGGCATATCAGAGGGGTTGTCGACCAGGATCACGTCGCCGCTGTCCTTGACGACCTCATATTCGACACTGGGAGCGGTCGCCAGCAGCTCGAGCTTGTATTCGCGCTCAAGCCGTTCCTGGACAATCTCCATGTGGAGCAAGCCGAGAAACCCACAACGGAACCCGAAACCCAGCGCGTCCGATGATTCCGGCTGATAAACGAGGGATGCGTCGTTGAGCTTGAGCCGTTCCAACGCGTCCCGCAGCTCCGGGTAGGCCTCGTTGTTGACCGGGTAGAAGCCCGCAAACACCATCGGCTTGGCCGGCCGATAGCCGGCCAACGGATCAGTCGCTGGTCGGCTGGCCAGCGTGATCGTGTCCCCGACCTGGACATCGCTGACATCTTTCAACCCGGTCGCGACGTAGCCAACTTCACCGGTCTTCAGACCGTCGATCGGTGTCATGCTCGGACGAAATACGCCCGTCTCGAGGATATCGGCCTGCTTGCCGGTGGCCATGAGCCTGATACGAGCGTCGGCTGGCAGGCCACCATCAACCACCTTGACATAAGCAATGACACCCTTATACGCGTCATAGTGCGAGTCAAAGATCAGCGCTCGAAGGGGCGCGTCGGTGTCGCCACCCGGCGGCGGGACCTGCTGGACTACAGCTTCGAGAATCGCTGTGATTCCGAGGCCGGCCTTTGCTGATGCGGGGATAATCTCCGATGGCAGCAGGCCGATCAGATCACCCACCTCCTGAGCTACTCGCTCGGGCTGTGCGTTCGGCAGGTCGATCTTGTTGATAACGGCAACGATGGCGAGATTATGCTCGAGAGCCAGGTACACGTTCGCGAGCGTCTGGGCCTCGATCCCCTGTGCGGCATCGACGACGAGCAGCGCACCTTCGCATGCGGCGAGGGTTCTGCTTACCTCGTACGTGAAGTCAACGTGCCCGGGAGTGTCGATCAGATTCAGCTCGTAGGTTTCACCGTCGCTCGCCTGATATTCCATCCGGACAGCGCGAGCCTTGATTGTGATGCCCTTCTCGCGTTCCAGATCCATTGAGTCGAGGATTTGCTCGACCATCTCACGCCGCGTAACCGTGCCGGTTTGCTCAAGCAACCGGTCGGCGAGCGTTGACTTGCCGTGATCGATATGGGCGATGATGCCGAAGTTACGGATGTGTCGTCGATCGTCAATCAATCCGTGAGGATCCTCTCGCCATCTGGCGTCGAGTCGCGTGAAGGCCAACAATCAAGTATACCGGCCGGGAGCGCGCGGCTTGCAGTGGCAGCCTGCGGCGTCGTTCGGTACAATTCCGGGGTTCGCTCGCCCACGATGTCGGGCGTGCTTTCTGTGTTCATGAGCAATCTGTCCGCACGACGGAGGGGGTCGAGCTTGGCCAACAACAAGTCAGCCGAAAAGCGCGCGAGGGTGGCCGAGCGCCGCCGTGTCCGTAACCGAACCTATCGCTCTGCGTCTCGCACGATGGTGCGCCGGGCCGAGGAGCTGATTCGGGCCGCCGAAAAGGAAGCCGCAAGTGGCGCGGTTCTCAACGCACAGGCGATGCTCGATCGCGCCGCCTCGAAGGGCGTCATCCATCCGAACAATGCCGCGCGCCGCAAGTCGCGACTGATGGCCAAGTACAACTCCATGGCGACAAGCTAGGGCGAACGACGGCTCGGGCCAGCGCTCATCCTGACAGCCTCGGCGATCTCCGCCACAAGCGGAGCAACGACCGTCGAGGCTGTTTCGCGTCCTGCTTTGATCGACGCGTCGGTATCCTGCAACAGTAGTGCAATTCGACGATGCGCTGACGCCGGTATCCGGCCGCCCCGGCTCGACGCCATTTTGATCCGAGGTTCGCTAGCGCCGGCAGCGCCAGCAATAGTCGCTGCGCCATATTCCCGGACATAGCGCAGCGAGGCGAGTATCGGGGCTTCGGACGCGAGCGAAGCAACGATCAGCTCTGCCGGTTGACCGGCGTCGAGCATCTTCTCAAGCTCGATGAGCGCCCGGCTTGTCTGCCCAGCAAACACCGCATTATTGAGCTCGAACGCAACATACCCACCTCGATCGACGACCAGGAGGCGAACGAGATCCGCGTCGATAGTCCCATCCGACGCGCTGACAAGCTTGTCGATTTCACTGGCAATCAGGCGCGTATCTGGAGTCGCCGTGGTGAACTTCGTCGGAGCCCTCTGCCAGACACCTGGGTAGAGCAGGTCCAGCAACGTCGTGGCTGCGGTGGGATGCATCTCTGCGCTGCGAGACCGCGCTCGTTCGACGACCCACGCTGCGAGATCCGCGCCACGTGGGATGACATACGACTCCTCGTCCCACCCGAGCGGCTTGATCGCTTTGCGCGCGGGGTGATTCGCCGCAACCGAACCCGCATGGCGCATCAGCACTACCGTAGTCGATGGGCAACTCCGTAAAACGGCGACCAGGTCGGCCCATGGAACACGGCCAGCTGGCTCTTCTTCGGGGTCGCTATCTGCGGAGCGTCGGGCGACGACAAACGGCTGGCTGAGAACGACAACGCGCTCTCCGCCAAAGAATGGCGCAGACTGGCACGCTGTAGCAATTTCGGAGATCGTCGACGATTGCACATCGATCGTCGTGGTACTTAGCCCCTGGGGGTCGAGCGATTGCCGAAGTGACAACACGCGCTCATCAATACGAAGATCGTCGTCGCCATAGAGAAAGATGCTCACCACTGATCCGATCCTTGGCCGCGGCGTCTGGTCTGGCGCGCTGGTGTCGAGAATGAGGAGTGGGTGAGACGAACCGAACCAGATGGGCTAGCTTTCAAGCCTGCATCCGCAGGTGGGAGTCCGGAGGAGCGGTTCCTGGGAACCGGCCAACGACGCCCGAAAACTAGTGATGTTGGCCCGAAACGCTGTAACCATCCGGCCGGTGTCATCGTCTCACCCAGGGCCAAGTATAGCCCAGCCGCGCCCGCCGCTGGCGGGCTCACCGGACACTGACTACAATGCCGAGCACACAAGGGAGGGACGTGACGATGCAGGTCGCGGTGACGAGGCGAATTGACGATGACGCACTGGCAATTCTCGCCAGTATCGGGCAGTTACGGTATTGGGATAACGACCTTCCGCCCGACCGAGACGAGCTCCTGAAGCTCCTCGATGGCGTTGATGGCGCGTTGATGCTCCTCACCGACCGGGTCGATGCCGGCCTCCTCGACCGATGTCCGTCGCTTCGGGTTGTCAGTAACCTCGCCGTTGGTTTCGACAACATCGATGTCGCTGCCTGCACTGCACGGCGAGTTGCGGCCTGCACGACGCCGAATGTGCTTACCCAGACGACGGCTGAATTCACTATCGCATTGCTGATGGCCGTCGCTCGCCAGGTTGTCCCGGCCGCCCGCGCCGCGCGCGATGGCGACTGGAAGACATGGTACCCGTTTCGATTTCTTGGCCGCGACCTGGCCGGCGCGACGCTCGGGATCGTCGGGCTCGGGAGAATCGGCGCCTCCGTCGCTCAGATGGCAACAGGGTTGGGGATGCGCGTCGTGTATAGCAGCGGGAGAACAGACGAACGTTACCAGCGTCTCGACATCGACGAACTCCTTGAGACAGCCGATATCGTGTCTCTGCACGTCCCAGCTACTCCCACCACTCACCATCTGATCGACGCCCACGCATTGGCACTGATGAAGTCGGACGCGATTCTGATCAATACCTCCCGCGGGACTGTGATCGACGCCGACGCGCTGGTCGCAGCATTGGAGGAAGGCCGGCTATTCGGAGTCGGGCTCGATGTCACCGACCCGGAGCCACTGCCGTCCGATCACCCACTCTACAGCTTCGACCGAGTGACGATCGTTCCGCACATCGCTAGCGCGACGATGACAACCCGGATGCGCATGTCGTCGCTGGCAGCGCAGAACGTCGTCGCAGTGCTGACAGGGGTCGAGCCGCCACATTGCCTGAATCCGGAGGTTCTCAGGAATGTCTGATCGCGCGGGCGCCAATCCTGTCGTCGTCACTGGCGTTGGCTGTGTTACCCCACTCGGTATCGGATCCGCCGACTCGTGGAATCGCGTCGTGGCTGGCGCTGGTGGTGTGGTCGCAATCGATCGATTTGACACATCCGGCTTTCCCGTCCGAATCGCGGCGCAGGTCCCGGGCTTCAGTGG is a window encoding:
- a CDS encoding UDP-N-acetylmuramoyl-L-alanyl-D-glutamate--2,6-diaminopimelate ligase, producing the protein MANQTIDELFAYVSDVTISGDRQTVISSIEYDSRRVEPGALFVALRGGYADGHAFLAQARKRGAVAALIERGSAPANAAGWPTLIEVNDTRAALALLAVEFYHHPGNAMTMIGVTGTDGKTTTSHLIEALLRHNGRQTGLIGTVEVRIAGEVEAHETRQTTPESLVIQRLLGTMRDQGVDTAILEATSHGLALHRLDGCEFDIGVVTNITHEHLDFHGSVEAYRAAKAILLNRVCDGHARGRRGIIVLNAEDPGARAIAPAAADCSTLWYSLDASMGTDIYATHIEPYPGGTRFELHTPAGDAMVNLSLPGRYNVANALAAAGAGHALGLTPIEIADGLMSLTSVAGRMQSIDEGQPFSIVVDYAHTPDAIRSVLRELRPSTTGRLMVLFGSAGERDTEKRAIQGRVAIEAADYAVFTSEDPRYEDPEAIIAAIAAGAEEASGHPSVDFDCIEDRRQAIVEILLRARPGDTIVLAGKGHEKSMIYGSEKRPWDEAAVAASVLRSMGYHRVSEGDEST
- the aspS gene encoding aspartate--tRNA ligase, producing the protein MMTIDKLRPYLTCGELRAEDAGRSVTIKGWVNRRRDHGGLIFLDIRDRYGLTQAVCNPEDSPEAHHIAEQVRSEYVVQIAGTVQLRPEGTRNANMPTGDIEIVVNDLVILNAARTPPFEITDHSDVDESLRLEYRYLDLRRSKMQENLILRHRIIKKIREYLDNRDFIEIETPILIKSTPEGARDYLVPSRLHPGQFYALPQSPQQMKQLLMVAGMDRYYQIARCFRDEDQRADRQPEFTQLDLEMSFVDMEQIMQLTEGLFIELVGLTGMTIQAVPFPRLSYDDAMRLYGTDKPDLRYGLEIADVSAAVAASEFGVFRGAVEAGGVVRGIAVPGKSGVSRGQIDELTTFARNFGAKGLAWLAIESGEDGARSVRSPIAKFLSEAEIDAIVDATGAVAGDLILLVADGAIVAANVLGRLRERFADELGLTDPSVAAFCWVIDFPLLGWDEEAGRWDAMHHPFTAPLDGDIELLESDPGKVRAKAYDIVLNGFEVGGGSIRIHQRELQRRIFALMGYEDAEIEARFGHLLRAFEFGAPPHGGIAPGIDRIAMILAGESTLREVMAFPKNQSARDLMFDAPGTVDLKQLDELHISVKTPKSSASGG
- a CDS encoding MazG nucleotide pyrophosphohydrolase domain-containing protein, giving the protein MTITIDARAVTRGDGVEWLSHIPTTALVVARSMRLIPAAFRDELEIIRDYDSLFDGETAFGLSGRIAEDIVSLATEVGAHEVVYLLGATGAIGDETVRRLAARADVLTSGGSLPATGGSLVVVDALALAEARAAAPFDAGLLALDPSMTTVITNWYGDAVTAAASQYLQRRLGLASLPAPNDDGCIVIPADDSPAKSTSVASLRQIYARLRRPDGCPWDREQSELSTLDYITEEIDELREALEDGDWSHAADELGDILGNILMIAQIAAERDRFGLEDTVALLSDKLVRRHPHVFGGERAESPEEVLEIWNRVKQQESHELNRGGSTTE
- the lepA gene encoding translation elongation factor 4 translates to MIDDRRHIRNFGIIAHIDHGKSTLADRLLEQTGTVTRREMVEQILDSMDLEREKGITIKARAVRMEYQASDGETYELNLIDTPGHVDFTYEVSRTLAACEGALLVVDAAQGIEAQTLANVYLALEHNLAIVAVINKIDLPNAQPERVAQEVGDLIGLLPSEIIPASAKAGLGITAILEAVVQQVPPPGGDTDAPLRALIFDSHYDAYKGVIAYVKVVDGGLPADARIRLMATGKQADILETGVFRPSMTPIDGLKTGEVGYVATGLKDVSDVQVGDTITLASRPATDPLAGYRPAKPMVFAGFYPVNNEAYPELRDALERLKLNDASLVYQPESSDALGFGFRCGFLGLLHMEIVQERLEREYKLELLATAPSVEYEVVKDSGDVILVDNPSDMPSPGEIAEIREPWMDLTIITPSRYIGTIMELVTTRHGAFETMDYLDEDRVSMKFGMPLGELIVDFYDQLKSRTQGYASLDYQFNSMRAADLVKLDVLVNGVPVDALSLITHREDAFTRGRALVGQLKQLIPRQMFEVPIQAAIGSRVISRETIKAMRKNVLSKCYGGDITRKRKLLEKQKEGKARMKMVGSVEIPQEAFMAVLSLGDERGSERGG
- the rpsT gene encoding 30S ribosomal protein S20 codes for the protein MANNKSAEKRARVAERRRVRNRTYRSASRTMVRRAEELIRAAEKEAASGAVLNAQAMLDRAASKGVIHPNNAARRKSRLMAKYNSMATS
- a CDS encoding D-glycerate dehydrogenase, coding for MQVAVTRRIDDDALAILASIGQLRYWDNDLPPDRDELLKLLDGVDGALMLLTDRVDAGLLDRCPSLRVVSNLAVGFDNIDVAACTARRVAACTTPNVLTQTTAEFTIALLMAVARQVVPAARAARDGDWKTWYPFRFLGRDLAGATLGIVGLGRIGASVAQMATGLGMRVVYSSGRTDERYQRLDIDELLETADIVSLHVPATPTTHHLIDAHALALMKSDAILINTSRGTVIDADALVAALEEGRLFGVGLDVTDPEPLPSDHPLYSFDRVTIVPHIASATMTTRMRMSSLAAQNVVAVLTGVEPPHCLNPEVLRNV